The Halobacterium litoreum genome includes a region encoding these proteins:
- a CDS encoding MarR family transcriptional regulator, with translation MSLSAQNGQSPIDDDEFRERLSELPPSAKLVAKVLEIDSPLSQGELAEESLLPDRTVRYALNRLDDEELVDSRYSFQDARKQVYFLAE, from the coding sequence ATGAGCCTGTCCGCGCAGAACGGCCAATCGCCAATCGACGACGACGAGTTCAGAGAGCGCCTGAGCGAACTCCCACCGAGCGCGAAGCTCGTCGCGAAGGTCCTCGAAATCGACTCGCCGCTCTCCCAGGGCGAACTCGCCGAGGAGTCCCTGCTCCCCGACCGCACCGTCCGGTACGCGCTCAACCGCCTCGACGACGAGGAACTCGTAGACTCCCGCTACAGTTTCCAGGACGCCCGCAAGCAAGTGTACTTCCTCGCCGAGTAA
- a CDS encoding PPOX class F420-dependent oxidoreductase translates to MVAIPAEYHDLFEKRSFLSFGTLTPDGAPHVTPVWVSYDEDAEHILVNTARGRRKDKNLRNDGRVGGCILDPDDPYRYVGFQGEVVELTTDGAVEHIDELARRYMDVDEYPHHGEEDGERVLVRIEPTRVW, encoded by the coding sequence ATGGTCGCAATTCCTGCCGAGTACCACGACCTCTTCGAGAAGCGGTCGTTCCTGAGTTTCGGGACGCTCACTCCCGACGGGGCACCCCACGTCACGCCCGTCTGGGTGAGTTACGACGAGGACGCCGAACACATCCTCGTGAACACCGCGCGCGGCCGCCGGAAGGACAAGAACCTCCGAAACGACGGCCGCGTCGGCGGCTGCATCCTCGACCCCGACGACCCGTACCGGTACGTCGGCTTCCAGGGCGAAGTCGTCGAACTCACCACGGACGGCGCGGTCGAACACATCGACGAACTCGCACGCCGCTACATGGACGTTGACGAGTACCCGCACCACGGCGAGGAGGACGGCGAGCGCGTGCTCGTGCGCATCGAACCGACGCGCGTCTGGTAG
- a CDS encoding MBL fold metallo-hydrolase — translation MPARFPVPVDTRAPHGETNAYVLGRDDALLVDPAGRTPELDTAVGSVDHVAVTHAHPDHVGAVAEYATETDATVWAHAAFADRFERETGVEPDRAFRPGDEIGDTGVTVLDTPGHAPDHVAFVEGREAVVGDLVFAAGSVFVGATDGDLRAYLSSLRRVAVRDFERLHPGHGPPVDAPRERLYNLYFHRRDRDRRVLAAVEDGCATVSDILDHAYDKDLAGVRDLAGQTVRAHLDKLLVEGKVEWDGARAYPVED, via the coding sequence GTGCCCGCCCGCTTTCCCGTCCCCGTCGACACCCGCGCTCCCCACGGCGAGACGAACGCGTACGTCCTCGGCCGCGACGACGCCCTGCTCGTCGACCCGGCGGGTCGCACACCCGAACTCGACACCGCCGTCGGGAGCGTCGACCACGTCGCCGTCACGCACGCCCACCCGGACCACGTCGGCGCCGTCGCGGAGTACGCGACCGAGACTGACGCGACCGTCTGGGCGCACGCCGCGTTCGCCGACCGGTTCGAGCGCGAGACCGGCGTCGAACCCGACCGCGCGTTCCGCCCCGGCGACGAGATTGGCGACACCGGCGTCACGGTTCTGGACACGCCCGGCCACGCCCCCGACCACGTCGCGTTCGTCGAGGGACGCGAGGCCGTCGTCGGTGACCTCGTGTTCGCCGCGGGCAGCGTGTTCGTCGGCGCGACGGACGGCGACCTGCGCGCCTACCTGAGTTCGCTCCGCCGCGTCGCCGTCCGCGACTTCGAGCGCCTCCACCCCGGCCACGGTCCGCCCGTCGACGCGCCCCGCGAACGCCTGTACAACCTCTACTTCCACCGCCGCGACCGCGACCGCCGCGTCCTCGCCGCCGTCGAAGACGGCTGTGCGACCGTTTCGGACATCCTCGACCACGCCTACGACAAGGACCTCGCGGGCGTCCGCGACCTCGCCGGGCAGACGGTGCGCGCGCACCTCGACAAACTCCTCGTGGAGGGGAAGGTAGAGTGGGACGGCGCCCGCGCGTATCCGGTCGAGGACTGA
- a CDS encoding class I SAM-dependent methyltransferase: MKGQEWYQATEVAEEYDEKRFSRGGRLIDRREKQAVLDAIGPVEDKRVLEIACGTGRFTVMLAERGADITGLDISGPMLREGREKARHAGVDDHLEFMRGDAARLPFPDDHFDTVFAMRFFHLADTPAKFLTEMARVSKNQVFFDTFNRFSTRSLYNWLLPMGSRLYGASEVEDLVATAGLELADAEHDFVVPYGFYRKVPDWVAGPFRRADTAIGGSPVGDALASVSYWDARV; encoded by the coding sequence GTGAAGGGACAGGAGTGGTATCAGGCCACCGAGGTCGCCGAGGAGTACGACGAGAAGCGATTCTCTCGCGGTGGCCGGCTCATCGACCGCCGGGAGAAGCAGGCGGTACTGGACGCAATCGGCCCGGTCGAGGACAAACGCGTCCTCGAAATCGCGTGCGGTACCGGCCGGTTCACCGTGATGCTCGCCGAGCGCGGCGCCGACATCACGGGACTGGACATCTCCGGACCGATGCTCCGGGAGGGACGCGAGAAGGCGCGACACGCCGGCGTCGACGACCACTTGGAGTTCATGCGCGGGGACGCCGCCCGCCTCCCGTTCCCGGACGACCACTTCGACACGGTGTTCGCGATGCGCTTTTTCCACCTCGCGGACACGCCGGCGAAGTTCCTCACGGAGATGGCCCGCGTCTCCAAGAACCAGGTGTTCTTCGACACGTTCAACCGCTTCAGCACGCGGTCGCTGTACAACTGGCTGCTCCCGATGGGGTCGCGGCTGTACGGCGCGAGCGAGGTCGAGGACCTCGTGGCGACCGCGGGCCTCGAACTCGCGGACGCCGAACACGACTTCGTGGTTCCGTACGGGTTCTACCGCAAGGTGCCTGACTGGGTGGCCGGCCCGTTCCGGCGCGCCGACACCGCCATCGGCGGGTCGCCGGTCGGCGACGCGCTCGCGTCGGTGTCCTACTGGGACGCGCGAGTGTGA